GGTTGGTGATTCTGGTGGAAAAAACGGTGGGCTTTCGGCTGGAGGGCAAGTTAGAGTCCGCCGGCATGGACAGCAGCTTGCACGGCGAACATGGGTATGGATTGATCAACCTGAGTTAAGGAAGGACAGGATCCCTGCATGAAACTGGTTACCGCCATTATACAACCGGACAAGCTGGACGATGTGCGCGAAGCGCTTATCGCGGCCGAGATCACTCGCATCACCGTCAGCCGGGTGTCCGGCCATGGCCGCAGCGTCGATCAAGATTTATATCGCGGCCAGACCGTTGTGCCGAATCTGCTGCCCAAAGTCCGGCTGGATATCGCCTGCAATGATGCGTTCGTGGAGATCACCGTGGCGGCTATTTTACAGGCTGCGCGCCACCCCAACGGCGGCCGCATCGGCGACGGCAAGATTTTCATCACCCCTTTGGAAGAGTGTATTCGCATTCGCACCGGCGAACGGGGCGGCGACGCCATCTAGGCGCTGAACCGCCATCCGCTTTAGTCCCGGCTTGGATCTTTCATTCATCGTCCCTCGTAAGGAGAAAAAAATGTCCATCAAAACTTCCGGCGCCAATCTGCGCCAACAGGTGTTGTTGACCATCGCCGCCAACAATAAAATAGAATATACACCGCCGACCGCGTCGAGCCCCAAGATCTTCGGCATCAACTGCTTTAATGAAAAGGTGATGCGCGAAAAGATGCCCAAGGACGTGTACAAAAAATTGCGCGCCACCATCCGCAAAGGCGAAAAGCTGGATATGGCCATCGCCGACGTGGTGGCCCATGCCATGAAGGAATGGGCGTTGAACAAAGGCGTCTCTCATTTCACCCACTGGTTTCAGCCGCAGACCGGATTGACCGCGGAAAAGCATGACGCCTTTATCGAGTTTGATGAAGAGGGGATAGTCCTGGAGCGATTCCGCGGCGAGCAACTGGTGCAGGGCGAACCCGACGCCTCCTCGTTTCCCAGCGGCGGCATGCGCACCACCTTCGAAGCGCGCGGCTACACTATGTGGGATCCCTCCAGTCCGGCGTTCATCATGGAGGGACCCAAGGGCGGCATCCTCTG
The window above is part of the bacterium genome. Proteins encoded here:
- a CDS encoding P-II family nitrogen regulator; this translates as MKLVTAIIQPDKLDDVREALIAAEITRITVSRVSGHGRSVDQDLYRGQTVVPNLLPKVRLDIACNDAFVEITVAAILQAARHPNGGRIGDGKIFITPLEECIRIRTGERGGDAI